A portion of the Achromobacter sp. MFA1 R4 genome contains these proteins:
- the hutG gene encoding N-formylglutamate deformylase, with amino-acid sequence MSDLYHFSRGAAPLLISIPHLGSQIPDAQRPQMTPLALQSGDTDWHLDTLYRFAEALGASVLGARYSRYVVDLNRPPNDESLYPGQTKTGLCPTQTFRGEALYQDEAVLTDAERAHRLDAYWKPYHAKLREELGRIKAEHGTVLLWEAHSIASVLPRLFEGKLPDLNIGTSDGAACAPDILAAVQARLDDCKDYTWAVNGRFKGGYITRHYGAPADNVHAIQLEMCQSTYMDETHPYGYRPDLADKVIPVVEGMVTAALRQTVARPR; translated from the coding sequence TTGAGCGACCTCTATCACTTCAGCCGCGGCGCCGCGCCGCTGCTGATCTCCATTCCCCATCTCGGCAGCCAGATTCCCGACGCGCAGCGCCCGCAGATGACGCCGCTGGCCCTGCAGTCCGGCGACACCGACTGGCACCTGGACACGCTGTACCGCTTCGCTGAGGCGCTGGGCGCGTCCGTGTTGGGCGCGCGCTACTCGCGCTATGTGGTGGACCTGAACCGCCCGCCCAACGATGAAAGCCTGTACCCCGGCCAGACCAAGACCGGCCTGTGCCCCACCCAGACGTTTCGCGGCGAGGCGCTGTACCAGGACGAGGCCGTGCTGACGGACGCGGAACGCGCGCACCGCCTGGACGCCTACTGGAAGCCCTACCACGCCAAGCTGCGCGAAGAACTGGGCCGCATCAAGGCCGAGCACGGCACCGTGCTGCTGTGGGAAGCGCATTCCATCGCCAGCGTGCTGCCGCGCCTGTTCGAGGGCAAGCTGCCCGACCTGAACATCGGCACGTCCGACGGCGCCGCCTGCGCGCCCGACATCCTGGCCGCCGTGCAGGCCCGGCTGGACGATTGCAAGGACTACACCTGGGCCGTCAACGGCCGCTTCAAGGGCGGCTACATCACGCGCCATTACGGCGCGCCGGCCGACAACGTACACGCCATCCAGCTCGAGATGTGCCAGTCCACCTACATGGACGAGACCCATCCGTACGGCTATCGCCCCGACCTGGCCGACAAGGTCATTCCGGTGGTCGAAGGCATGGTGACGGCCGCCTTGCGCCAGACCGTCGCGCGTCCGCGCTGA
- a CDS encoding electron transfer flavoprotein subunit beta/FixA family protein has translation MKVLAAVKRVVDYNVNVRVKADQSGVDIGNVKMSMNPFDEIAVEAAVRLKEQGVAAEVVAVSCGTAQSQETLRTALAIGADRGVLVQTDVALQPLEVAKLLRAVVQKEAPALVILGKQAIDDDACQTGQMLAALLGWPQATNASAIEIGAGTARVTREVDGGLEVVELTLPAIVTADLRLNEPRYVTLPNIMKAKKKPLDVETPQALGVDPVSRLQTLRVEEPAARAPGVKVADVAALVDKLKNEAKVI, from the coding sequence ATGAAGGTGCTTGCCGCGGTCAAGCGCGTGGTTGACTACAACGTCAACGTGCGCGTCAAGGCCGACCAGAGCGGCGTGGACATCGGCAACGTCAAGATGTCGATGAACCCGTTCGATGAAATCGCCGTCGAGGCGGCTGTGCGTCTGAAGGAGCAGGGCGTTGCGGCCGAGGTGGTGGCCGTGTCTTGCGGCACGGCGCAATCGCAGGAGACCTTGCGCACCGCGCTGGCCATCGGCGCCGACCGGGGCGTGCTGGTGCAGACCGACGTGGCGCTGCAACCGCTGGAAGTGGCCAAGCTGCTGCGCGCCGTTGTGCAGAAGGAAGCGCCCGCGCTGGTGATCCTGGGCAAGCAGGCCATCGACGACGACGCCTGCCAGACCGGCCAGATGCTGGCGGCCCTGCTGGGCTGGCCGCAGGCCACCAATGCCAGCGCCATCGAGATCGGCGCCGGCACGGCGCGCGTCACGCGCGAGGTCGACGGCGGCCTGGAAGTGGTGGAACTGACGCTGCCGGCCATCGTCACGGCGGACCTGCGCCTGAACGAACCGCGCTACGTCACCCTGCCCAACATCATGAAGGCCAAGAAGAAGCCCCTGGACGTCGAAACGCCGCAGGCCCTGGGCGTGGACCCCGTGTCCCGCCTGCAAACGCTGCGCGTCGAAGAGCCCGCGGCGCGCGCGCCCGGCGTCAAGGTCGCCGACGTGGCCGCGCTGGTCGACAAACTGAAGAACGAAGCCAAGGTGATCTGA
- a CDS encoding LysR family transcriptional regulator: MNRFSFTTTENYPEWSLLLTWVAVVEAASVSGAARLLGFSQAAVSQRIKQLEAAMSTELLDRSTRPARPTPAGELLFEHAARLLAQAGDMTESVRNLSRAKRNIVRFGCVDSFAGTLGPTLIHGLSGASRQIRLWSGITPVLDKQLEDRQLDLVVTTSASAGKPTIRKYSLFSEPYVLIVPRSMNMDRLDTLKELGKRAQFIRYSARSFIGAEIDRLVESHGVMIERTYEFDNTDPLLSLVTAGLGFGISTPLCIWQSRHFLDQLRVLPLAPYLGATRADDPSLSRTLYLAARQQEVGKLPAEARDVILMAMERLIHKELAPALGLPPATLWRSLRR; encoded by the coding sequence ATGAACCGCTTTTCGTTCACCACCACGGAAAACTATCCCGAGTGGAGCCTGCTGCTGACCTGGGTGGCGGTGGTCGAAGCCGCCTCGGTCTCGGGCGCGGCGCGTCTGCTGGGGTTTTCGCAGGCGGCGGTGTCGCAGCGGATCAAGCAGCTCGAGGCCGCCATGTCGACCGAGCTTCTGGACCGCAGCACCCGCCCGGCGCGGCCCACGCCCGCGGGCGAGCTGCTGTTCGAACACGCCGCGCGCCTGCTGGCGCAGGCTGGCGACATGACCGAGAGCGTGCGCAATCTCAGCCGCGCCAAGCGCAACATCGTGCGGTTCGGCTGCGTGGACTCGTTCGCGGGCACGCTGGGGCCGACGCTGATCCATGGGCTGTCCGGCGCGTCGCGCCAGATCCGCCTGTGGTCCGGCATCACCCCGGTGCTGGACAAGCAGCTGGAAGACCGTCAGCTCGACCTGGTGGTGACCACCAGCGCGTCGGCCGGCAAGCCCACGATCCGCAAATACAGCCTGTTCAGCGAACCCTATGTGCTGATCGTGCCGCGGTCGATGAACATGGACCGGCTCGATACGCTCAAGGAACTGGGCAAACGCGCCCAGTTCATCCGCTACAGCGCCCGCTCGTTCATCGGCGCCGAAATCGACCGGCTGGTCGAATCGCACGGCGTGATGATCGAGCGCACCTACGAATTCGACAACACCGATCCGTTGCTCAGCCTGGTCACGGCCGGCCTGGGATTCGGCATCAGCACCCCGCTGTGCATCTGGCAGTCGCGCCACTTCCTGGATCAGTTGCGCGTGCTGCCGCTGGCGCCCTACCTGGGCGCCACGCGCGCGGACGACCCCAGCCTGTCGCGCACGCTGTACCTGGCGGCGCGCCAGCAGGAGGTGGGCAAGCTGCCCGCCGAGGCGCGGGACGTGATCCTGATGGCGATGGAACGCCTGATCCACAAGGAGCTCGCCCCGGCCCTCGGGCTGCCGCCGGCCACGCTCTGGCGCAGCCTGCGGCGCTAG
- a CDS encoding FAD-binding oxidoreductase: protein MKSFDVIVIGAGVIGSSVAFHLAELGAKNVLVLDRATIGAGTTSQSSGILRTHYSVRENVELAQRSWSVFNNFASYLGDEEASCGLVKCGYLITAADDDKLEPLRGALAQQQAQGIALELLDAAQARELLPIASFDHAALIGYEPEAGFADAYLVATSFARGARRRGVTIRENVNVQRLLIDNGRVTGVSTSEGDYAAPLVISTQNIWTPELAGWTGVSMPVVPERHAVLALECDAAPYTYSMPVFKDLASPGMLYCRSYGGNQMLVSEGVVGEALQKSDAEQGDIPLDYVAEVGAQVADRFPAYETAGLASSWTGVYDVTPDWNPVLGRVPGVQGLIVGFGFSGHGFKLSPTVGRVLAQEALGLPTDVSLTPYELGRFQRGALLTGKYGLGAVS from the coding sequence GTGAAAAGTTTTGACGTGATCGTGATTGGTGCCGGCGTGATCGGCAGTTCGGTGGCCTTTCACCTGGCCGAGCTCGGCGCGAAGAACGTGCTGGTGCTGGACCGCGCGACCATCGGCGCGGGCACCACATCGCAGTCGTCCGGCATCCTGCGCACGCATTATTCCGTGCGCGAGAACGTGGAGCTGGCGCAGCGGTCGTGGAGCGTGTTCAACAACTTCGCCAGCTATCTCGGCGACGAAGAGGCCTCCTGCGGCCTGGTCAAGTGCGGTTACCTCATTACCGCGGCCGATGACGACAAGCTGGAGCCCCTGCGCGGCGCGTTGGCGCAGCAGCAGGCGCAGGGCATCGCGCTGGAACTGCTGGACGCCGCGCAGGCCCGCGAGCTGCTGCCCATTGCCTCCTTCGACCATGCCGCGCTGATCGGCTATGAGCCCGAGGCGGGCTTTGCCGACGCGTATCTGGTGGCCACCAGCTTTGCGCGCGGCGCCCGCCGCCGCGGCGTCACCATCCGCGAGAACGTCAACGTCCAGCGCCTGCTCATCGACAATGGCCGCGTGACTGGCGTGTCCACGTCCGAGGGCGACTACGCCGCCCCGCTGGTCATCAGCACCCAGAACATCTGGACGCCAGAGCTCGCCGGCTGGACCGGCGTTTCCATGCCGGTGGTGCCGGAGCGCCACGCCGTGCTGGCGCTGGAATGCGACGCGGCGCCCTATACGTATTCGATGCCGGTCTTCAAGGACCTGGCCTCGCCCGGCATGCTGTATTGCCGCAGCTACGGCGGCAACCAGATGCTGGTGAGCGAAGGCGTCGTGGGCGAAGCGCTGCAGAAGAGCGACGCCGAACAGGGCGATATTCCGCTGGACTACGTGGCCGAAGTGGGCGCGCAGGTGGCGGACCGGTTCCCGGCCTATGAGACCGCGGGGCTGGCCTCGTCCTGGACCGGCGTGTACGACGTGACGCCGGACTGGAACCCGGTGCTGGGCCGCGTGCCCGGCGTCCAGGGGCTGATCGTGGGCTTCGGTTTCTCTGGGCACGGCTTCAAGCTGTCGCCCACCGTGGGCCGCGTGCTGGCGCAAGAGGCGCTGGGACTGCCGACGGACGTCTCGCTCACGCCCTACGAACTGGGCCGCTTCCAGCGCGGCGCGCTGCTGACCGGGAAGTACGGCCTTGGCGCGGTCTCCTGA
- a CDS encoding MFS transporter: MTTESQNSRFRYRIFTMVVLLALINYIDRGAMSYAAAHITGEYGLDRGEWGSVLGYFGYGYMVGALFGGMLSDRYGPRKVWIVAGIAWSLFEIATAWAGDFGLAFLGGSALAGFATIRILFGAAEGPAYSIINKTIANWATTRERGFVVGFGLLSTPLGALLTAPVAVGLLTLTDSWRAMFFVLGGAGLVVLVFFMRIFTDRPETNPRVSPQELAEIQASRVQSAAAAEAPDAPALPWWSFFRSKTLVLNTLGYFSFMYVNFLLLTWTPKYLQDNFGYSLSSLWYMGMIPWVGACFTVLLGGRISDLLFKRTGSLKVARSWFAAGCLLATTLCFLLVSQAQSVFAVIALMTLANALNALPNSVYWAVVIDTAPSNRVGTFSGLMHFFANIASILAPTLTGYLTARHGYSVMFIAASVATAVGMFAMLQVRPGVGPRMPARPTLQPGAAK, from the coding sequence ATGACAACTGAAAGCCAGAACTCCCGGTTCAGGTACCGGATCTTCACCATGGTCGTGCTGCTGGCGCTGATCAACTACATCGACCGCGGCGCCATGTCCTATGCCGCCGCGCACATCACCGGGGAATACGGCCTGGACCGGGGCGAGTGGGGCTCGGTGCTGGGTTACTTCGGTTACGGCTACATGGTCGGCGCGCTGTTCGGCGGCATGCTGTCCGACCGCTACGGCCCGCGCAAGGTCTGGATCGTGGCCGGCATCGCATGGTCGCTCTTCGAAATCGCCACCGCCTGGGCGGGGGACTTCGGCCTGGCCTTCCTGGGCGGGTCCGCGCTGGCGGGCTTTGCCACCATCCGCATCCTGTTCGGCGCCGCCGAGGGGCCGGCGTATTCGATCATCAACAAGACCATCGCCAACTGGGCCACGACGCGCGAACGCGGCTTCGTGGTGGGCTTTGGCCTGCTGAGCACGCCGCTGGGCGCCTTGCTGACCGCGCCGGTGGCCGTGGGCCTGCTGACGCTGACCGACAGCTGGCGCGCCATGTTCTTCGTGCTGGGCGGGGCAGGGCTGGTCGTGCTGGTGTTCTTCATGCGCATCTTCACCGACCGCCCCGAAACCAATCCCCGCGTTTCCCCGCAGGAACTGGCAGAGATCCAGGCGTCGCGCGTGCAGTCTGCCGCCGCCGCCGAGGCGCCCGACGCGCCGGCGCTGCCCTGGTGGAGCTTTTTCCGCAGCAAGACGCTGGTGCTGAACACGCTGGGCTATTTCTCGTTCATGTACGTGAACTTCCTGCTGCTGACCTGGACGCCCAAGTACCTGCAGGACAACTTTGGCTACAGCCTGTCCTCGCTCTGGTACATGGGCATGATCCCGTGGGTGGGCGCCTGCTTCACGGTGCTGCTGGGCGGCCGCATTTCGGACCTGCTGTTCAAGCGCACGGGCAGCCTGAAAGTCGCGCGCAGCTGGTTCGCCGCGGGGTGCCTGCTGGCCACCACGCTGTGCTTCCTGCTGGTGTCGCAGGCGCAGTCGGTGTTCGCCGTGATCGCCCTCATGACGCTGGCCAACGCGCTGAACGCCTTGCCCAACTCGGTCTACTGGGCCGTGGTGATCGACACCGCGCCCTCCAACCGCGTCGGCACCTTCAGCGGCCTGATGCACTTTTTCGCCAATATCGCGTCCATCCTGGCGCCCACGCTGACCGGCTACCTGACCGCCCGCCACGGTTATTCAGTGATGTTCATCGCGGCATCGGTCGCCACCGCGGTCGGCATGTTCGCTATGCTTCAGGTGCGTCCCGGCGTCGGGCCCCGCATGCCCGCCCGCCCGACGCTGCAACCTGGAGCCGCCAAATGA
- a CDS encoding electron transfer flavoprotein subunit alpha/FixB family protein — protein sequence MTVLVIAEHDNRALNGATLNAIAAAATLAMPVHVLVAGAEAGPAAEAAARVAGVDKVLLAQAPQLADGLAENLAAQAAAVAAGYSHVFLAATAQGKGVAPRVAALLDVAQVSDVIEVLAPDTFKRPIYAGNAIATVKSGYPVIVATIRPTAFDPAAAEGGSASVEAIEAVAGAGLSRFVSREIAVSERPDLGSARAVVSGGRGLGSADNFKLLDPLAEKLGAALGASRAAVDAGYAPNDWQVGQTGKIVAPDLYVAVGISGAIQHLAGMKDSKVIVAINKDGDAPIFGVADYGLVGDLFEAVPALTSSLP from the coding sequence ATGACGGTCCTAGTTATTGCCGAACACGACAATCGGGCGCTCAATGGCGCCACGCTCAACGCCATCGCCGCGGCCGCGACGCTGGCCATGCCGGTGCACGTGCTGGTCGCGGGCGCGGAGGCCGGACCGGCGGCCGAGGCCGCAGCGCGGGTCGCCGGCGTCGACAAGGTATTGCTGGCGCAGGCGCCGCAGCTTGCCGACGGCCTTGCAGAAAACCTGGCCGCGCAGGCAGCCGCCGTGGCGGCGGGCTACTCGCACGTGTTCCTCGCGGCCACGGCGCAGGGCAAGGGCGTGGCGCCGCGCGTCGCCGCCTTGCTGGACGTGGCTCAGGTGTCGGACGTGATCGAGGTGCTGGCGCCCGACACGTTCAAGCGTCCCATCTACGCCGGTAACGCCATCGCCACGGTCAAGAGCGGCTATCCGGTGATCGTGGCCACGATACGGCCGACGGCGTTCGACCCGGCCGCCGCCGAGGGCGGCAGCGCGTCGGTGGAAGCCATCGAAGCCGTGGCCGGGGCCGGGCTGTCGCGTTTCGTCAGCCGCGAAATCGCGGTGTCCGAGCGCCCCGACCTGGGCAGCGCCCGCGCCGTGGTGTCGGGCGGCCGGGGCCTGGGCAGCGCCGACAACTTCAAGCTGCTGGATCCGCTGGCCGAGAAGCTGGGCGCGGCCCTGGGCGCCTCGCGCGCCGCCGTCGACGCGGGCTACGCGCCGAACGACTGGCAGGTCGGGCAGACGGGCAAGATCGTCGCGCCCGACCTGTACGTCGCGGTCGGGATCTCGGGGGCCATCCAGCATCTGGCGGGCATGAAGGATTCCAAGGTCATCGTCGCGATCAACAAGGACGGCGACGCGCCGATCTTCGGCGTGGCGGACTACGGCCTGGTCGGCGACCTGTTCGAGGCCGTGCCGGCCCTGACGTCTTCGCTGCCCTGA
- a CDS encoding LacI family DNA-binding transcriptional regulator: MNKTRPVTLQSLARQLGLNVSTVSRVLNGSEDDARGAAAPDTVKRIRALAAELHYQTNPHAASLKTRRSRTIGVLVPRLSDMVLATIYEGIDEAAAEHGYLTFVSNTQDVPDKQRKLIDMAVARRVDGLILGDAHSGPDDAPPNPLLADLAARDVPFVLVSRHAGSHCAVTCDDIEGGRLAAEHLLAMGHRRIAVMMGEPFASTGRDRSNGFLDYCSRHGVEVPAHWRIASPFDTDAGRALGARLLDTADRPTAIFAVNDFLAVGVMGAARDHGLEAGRDVAIVGYNDTPLAGALPIGLTTIHSPMHQMGRLGLELLLQKLAGGQPPSQRLAPWLVVRDSSNRRIAG, from the coding sequence ATGAACAAAACGCGCCCCGTCACCCTGCAAAGCCTGGCGCGGCAGCTCGGTTTGAACGTTTCGACCGTGTCGCGGGTCCTGAACGGATCCGAAGACGACGCGCGCGGCGCCGCCGCGCCGGACACCGTGAAACGCATCCGGGCGCTTGCCGCCGAGTTGCACTATCAGACCAATCCCCATGCGGCCAGCCTGAAAACGCGGCGTAGCCGCACCATCGGCGTGCTGGTGCCCCGGCTGTCCGACATGGTGCTGGCCACCATCTACGAAGGCATCGACGAAGCCGCGGCCGAACACGGCTACCTGACCTTCGTGTCGAACACCCAGGACGTGCCGGACAAGCAGCGCAAGCTCATCGACATGGCCGTCGCGCGCCGCGTCGATGGCCTGATCCTGGGCGACGCGCACAGCGGTCCGGACGACGCGCCGCCCAATCCGCTGCTGGCCGACCTGGCGGCCCGCGACGTCCCGTTCGTGCTGGTCAGCCGCCATGCCGGCAGCCATTGCGCCGTCACCTGCGACGACATCGAGGGCGGACGCCTGGCTGCCGAACACCTGCTGGCCATGGGCCACCGGCGCATCGCCGTCATGATGGGCGAACCCTTCGCCAGCACGGGCCGGGACCGGTCCAATGGCTTCCTGGACTACTGCTCGCGCCACGGCGTGGAGGTTCCGGCGCACTGGCGCATCGCCAGCCCCTTCGACACCGATGCGGGCCGGGCGCTGGGCGCCCGGCTGCTGGACACGGCCGACCGCCCCACCGCCATCTTCGCCGTCAACGACTTCCTGGCCGTTGGCGTGATGGGCGCCGCGCGCGACCACGGCCTGGAGGCGGGCCGCGACGTCGCCATCGTGGGCTACAACGACACGCCGCTGGCGGGCGCCCTGCCCATCGGCCTGACCACCATTCATTCGCCGATGCACCAGATGGGCCGGCTGGGGCTGGAGTTGCTGCTGCAGAAGCTGGCCGGCGGCCAGCCGCCAAGCCAGCGGCTGGCGCCTTGGCTGGTGGTGCGCGACAGCAGCAACCGCAGGATTGCGGGCTGA
- a CDS encoding amidase: MTDRSVSVPPLAVEPGFFRGRTIAELQQAMTEGGLTAQDLVRHAGAAIERLNPQLNAFVHVDIDAALAAARERDAERAQGRVRGPLHGIPVAIKDNVDTADMPTTMGAAHFLGHRPGADARCVALLREAGAIVVGKTLTHEFAYGPTGDRSAQGASRNPWRTSQITGGSSAGSAAAVAAGMVPVALGTDTGGSVRVPSALCGLVGFKPTHGRIASEGVFPLSPTLEDPGVLANCVQDAQMFMLAMSAGAIAPTAGGDDAPRVAWVPNAPFAMDDAAVTACVREAAQRLAGGPLNEAPQVTRHARALQTALGAIQRAEAYEVHAERVDSQPEKFDPEVLERLRASRGVLGWEYVRALKERTRLQAEFARLFQEFDVLAMPAVAITAPALQQRSVAGPGSAGVRETLLGLTNPWNVLGLPAISLPAGWVNGLPVGLHLVAAAGADEALLALAARRWHPPGE, from the coding sequence ATGACCGACCGCAGTGTTTCCGTCCCTCCGCTGGCCGTCGAGCCCGGCTTCTTCCGTGGCCGCACCATCGCCGAACTGCAGCAGGCCATGACTGAAGGCGGCCTCACCGCGCAGGACCTGGTGCGCCACGCCGGCGCGGCGATCGAACGGCTCAATCCGCAGCTGAACGCCTTCGTCCACGTTGATATCGACGCCGCGCTGGCCGCGGCGCGCGAACGCGACGCCGAACGGGCGCAGGGCAGGGTCCGCGGGCCCCTGCACGGCATTCCGGTCGCCATCAAGGACAACGTCGATACGGCGGACATGCCCACCACGATGGGGGCGGCCCACTTCCTGGGCCACCGTCCGGGGGCGGACGCGCGTTGCGTGGCGCTGCTGCGCGAGGCCGGCGCCATCGTCGTGGGCAAGACGCTGACCCACGAATTCGCCTACGGTCCCACCGGCGACCGCAGCGCGCAGGGCGCCTCGCGCAATCCCTGGCGGACCAGCCAGATCACCGGCGGCTCCAGCGCGGGCAGCGCCGCCGCCGTGGCCGCGGGCATGGTGCCGGTGGCGCTGGGCACCGACACCGGCGGCTCGGTGCGCGTGCCCTCCGCGCTGTGCGGCCTGGTCGGTTTCAAGCCCACGCATGGCCGCATCGCGTCCGAGGGCGTGTTCCCGTTGTCGCCCACGCTGGAAGATCCCGGCGTGCTGGCCAATTGCGTGCAGGACGCGCAAATGTTCATGCTGGCGATGAGCGCGGGCGCCATCGCCCCAACGGCTGGCGGCGATGACGCGCCGCGCGTGGCCTGGGTGCCCAACGCGCCATTCGCGATGGACGATGCGGCGGTCACGGCCTGCGTGCGCGAAGCGGCGCAGCGCCTGGCCGGCGGCCCGCTGAACGAGGCCCCGCAGGTCACCCGCCATGCGCGCGCGCTGCAAACCGCGCTGGGCGCCATCCAGCGCGCCGAAGCCTACGAAGTGCACGCCGAACGCGTCGACAGCCAGCCGGAGAAATTCGACCCGGAAGTGCTGGAGCGCCTGCGCGCGTCGCGCGGGGTGCTGGGCTGGGAATACGTACGCGCCCTGAAGGAGCGAACCCGGCTGCAGGCGGAGTTCGCGCGCCTGTTCCAGGAATTCGACGTCCTGGCCATGCCTGCCGTGGCCATCACCGCGCCCGCGCTGCAGCAGCGCAGCGTGGCCGGTCCGGGCAGCGCCGGCGTGCGCGAGACCCTGCTGGGACTGACCAATCCGTGGAATGTGCTGGGGCTGCCGGCCATCAGCCTGCCGGCGGGCTGGGTGAACGGCCTGCCGGTCGGCCTGCATCTGGTTGCGGCGGCAGGCGCCGACGAGGCCTTGCTGGCGCTGGCCGCGCGCCGCTGGCATCCGCCGGGGGAATGA
- a CDS encoding HutD family protein, whose amino-acid sequence MARSPDPRAPVRASWLALPPEPWKNGGGVTRTLAADPAGRWRVSIADIGQDGPYSRFPGYDRVSVVLSGEGVALQGEGVAVALRPRSPTLFAGDEVLQSRLVQGPVRVLNLFVLRGSAEARVECVTGPACRAGSLAGAGGRRVTRIVVAVDAGRFPGAPGGAPWVLDGGDYAWDADIGAAWGAAWDSAWAPASEADSMAPPGLACAPAPDAPFAVGLDIAVHTHGAG is encoded by the coding sequence TTGGCGCGGTCTCCTGATCCGCGCGCCCCGGTGCGCGCGAGCTGGCTGGCGCTGCCGCCCGAGCCCTGGAAGAACGGCGGGGGCGTCACCCGCACGCTGGCCGCTGACCCGGCCGGGCGCTGGCGCGTCAGCATCGCCGACATCGGGCAGGACGGACCGTATTCGCGCTTTCCCGGCTACGACCGCGTGTCGGTCGTGCTGTCGGGCGAGGGCGTGGCGCTGCAAGGCGAGGGCGTTGCCGTGGCGCTGCGGCCCCGGTCGCCCACCTTGTTTGCCGGGGACGAGGTGCTGCAGTCGCGCCTGGTCCAAGGGCCGGTGAGGGTGCTGAACCTGTTCGTGCTGCGCGGCTCGGCCGAGGCGCGGGTGGAATGCGTGACGGGCCCGGCGTGCAGGGCGGGTTCGCTGGCGGGCGCGGGCGGGCGGCGGGTGACGCGGATCGTCGTGGCGGTGGACGCCGGCCGGTTCCCGGGGGCGCCCGGGGGCGCGCCTTGGGTGCTGGACGGCGGGGACTATGCGTGGGACGCGGACATCGGCGCGGCGTGGGGGGCGGCTTGGGACTCGGCGTGGGCGCCGGCTTCGGAAGCCGATTCCATGGCGCCGCCCGGCCTGGCCTGTGCCCCCGCCCCGGACGCCCCGTTCGCCGTGGGCCTGGACATCGCGGTCCACACGCACGGCGCTGGCTGA